One genomic segment of Epinephelus fuscoguttatus linkage group LG19, E.fuscoguttatus.final_Chr_v1 includes these proteins:
- the LOC125879414 gene encoding serine/threonine-protein kinase WNK4-like isoform X3 — MLKALQHPNIVRFFDSWKCTLGGHKCTILVTELMTSGTLKTYLRRFREMKLKLLQRWSFQILKGLQFLHSRCPPILHRDLKCDNVFITGPTASVKIGDLGLATLKKASFAKSVIGTPEFMAPEMYEEKYDEAVDVYAFGMCILEMATSEYPYSECQNAAQIYRKVTNGIKPDSFFKVKVPELKEIIEGCIRTNSSERFTVQDLLDLRFFQEELGVRVELAEEDDGLKSGVTLWLRMDHNKKLHGKYKDNNAIEFLFELYKDVPEEVAQEMVVLGFLCEADYMVVAKAIRHCVTAIKRQREKRRRLLEEAQRKEGVMEEESDPAPQPPEPPNQRPAAATSSSTAGRVANQQDSSAPTPAWIQAPPSATVTSSSSSPVDSGIGSISSRTEGDGDEEMARNTLHSSATSDCDMETSLSSSAVLQKVEATPPPVTHYSPLPSVPAPALGTPRHVTRTPSKAPPLPVLRFPKSIAVSKAAERQSSGSVSGFTSPVDSCASDVTSGLSDCNEGQSDKSNQEAARRAVTKQFRRRSRGRLRITGVSDKVDRVVECQLQTHDSKMVTFKFDLDGDNPEDIASVMLHRDFITPLEREGFILRMYDIINKVESMMHQQQPADSDRLSHVNASTLPSSAPNLPAQGLTRNLSSSSLPDIADADPSPLKGGDFYIDPEATPSVRPLRSQSFHTSSASSHQPLPYPHHYPHPESTPSPPSHFPLPPQYNLPSPSHSPYFPTHNSSTDLHQVHSNPSLFIPSSSSSAPPPPPPPPPPPPPPLPPHWPPPDQPLFSLANVLSLAMSVAQSFMPPPGTPNQGFHPQPLTPPMSPSLGPKLHPPSNASFSAPFPLQMAYSTTTSQTGSAPSSQQVALLNHISNTPQGQPLSTVQPKVGSAPPLHGSETVSAPSLVQVSSSVSSSPSLSPIQEVKTPSLFTVGRFQVTASKDIPAVRNQEPRPLNQATPTAHSPPPSRANTSESSESSTSEESESQSSIGTVIVSSPGHFHGYHDNLGGQDEEEDTKRWGSRRQSLSLCEGSAGSLSQLWSRSAPHVSSDESESENEEMWEELQKLRERHLVEVQNLQANQKAEIEQLYLRMGKVPPPGIVPPAAMLNPRQRRLSKTSNYPPSRKSSLQRLDVLPPAGIMRKSSISGSSSGSQERAGRGVTFAPETQLHLRDELSTD, encoded by the exons ATGTTGAAGGCTCTGCAGCATCCCAACATCGTCCGATTCTTCGACTCCTGGAAGTGCACGCTGGGGGGACACAAATGCACCATCCTGGTGACGGAGCTCATGACGTCCGGGACGCTGAAGAC GTACCTGCGCAGGTTCCGTGAGATGAagctgaagctgctgcagcGTTGGAGCTTCCAGATCCTGAAGGGACTGCAGTTCCTTCACTCACGCTGCCCCCCCATTCTGCACCGAGACCTCAAGTGTGACAACGTCTTCATCACCGGACCCACCGCCTCTGTCAAGATTGGAGACCTGGGCCTCGCCACGCTGAAGAAGGCCTCGTTCGCCAAGAGCGTCATCG GGACCCCAGAGTTCATGGCTCCAGAGATGTACGAGGAGAAGTATGACGAGGCCGTGGACGTTTACGCCTTCGGTATGTGCATCCTGGAGATGGCGACGTCCGAGTATCCGTACTCCGAGTGTCAGAACGCCGCCCAGATCTACCGCAAAGTCACCAAC GGAATCAAACCCGACAGTTTCTTCAAAGTCAAAGTTCCCGAGCTGAAGGAGATCATTGAAGGCTGCATTCGGACCAACAGCAGCGAGAG GTTCACAGTTCAGGACCTGCTGGATCTGCGGTTCTTCCAGGAGGAGCTCGGTGTCCGTGTGGAGCTGGCGGAGGAAGACGACGGCTTGAAGTCGGGGGTGACGCTGTGGCTCAGGATGGACCACAACAAGAAGCTCCACGGGAAATACAAAGACAACAATGCCATCGAGTTCCTGTTCGAGCTCTACAAAGACGTCCCGGAGGAGGTCGCTCAGGAGATG GTGGTGCTGGGGTTCCTgtgtgaggccgactatatggTGGTCGCAAAGGCAATAAGACATTGCGTCACGGCCATCAAGCGTCAGCGGGAGAAACGGCGCCGCCTGCTGGAGGAAGCTCAGAGGAAGGAAGGTGTCATGGAAGAGGAGTCTGACCCCGCCCCCCAGCCACCTGAACCACCCAATCagagaccagcagccgccacgaGCTCGTCCACTGCCGGGAGGGTGGCCAATCAG CAGGACTCTTCAGCACCCACCCCCGCCTGGATACAAGCCCCGCCCTCTgcaacagtgacatcatcaagtaGCAGCCCAGTGGATTCTGGGATCGGCAGCATCTCCAGCAGGACGGAGGGGGACGGAGACGAGGAGATGGCCAGAAACACCTTGCACTCCTCCGCTACAT CCGACTGTGACATGGAGACCTCCCTCAGCTCCTCAGCCGTCCTGCAGAAAGTtgaagccacgccccctccggTCACTCACTACTCCCCCCTCCCTTCAGTCCCCGCCCCGGCTCTGGGAACACCTCGCCATGTGACCCGGACTCCATCCAAAGCTCCGCCCCTCCCTGTGCTGCGTTTCCCCAAG AGCATCGCTGTGTCCAAGGCTGCTGAGAGACAGTCGTCTGGATCAGTCAGCGGCTTCACCTCACCTGTTGACag CTGTGCCTCCGATGTGACCTCAGGTCTGAGTGACTGCAATGAAGGCCAATCAGACAAAAGTAACCAGGAAGCCGCCAGACGAGCGGTTACGAAGCAATTCAGGCGGAGATCGAGGGGACGTCTGAGAATCACAGGG GTGTCAGACAAAGTGGACCGGGTGGTGGAGTGTCAGCTGCAGACTCATGACAGTAAGATGGTGACGTTCAAGTTTGACCTGGACGGAGACAATCCAGAGGACATCGCCTCTGTGATG CTACACAGAGACTTCATCACGCCTTTGGAACGAGAAGGATTCATCCTCCGCATGTATGACATCATCAACAAGGTGGAGTCTATGATGCACCAACAGCAGCCAGCTGACAGCGACAGGTTATCTCACGTGAACGCCTCCACGCTGCCCAGCTCtgct CCGAACCTGCCGGCGCAGGGCCTCACCAGAAATCTGTCCTCGTCTTCACTTCCTG ACATTGCAGATGCTGACCCCTCACCCTTGAAGGGCGGAGACTTTTACATTGACCCTGAGGCCACGCCGTCTGTCAGACCCCTGAGGTCACAGTCTTTCCACACCTCCTCAG cttcctcccatcAGCCCCTCCCCTACCCCCACCATTACCCCCACCCAGAGTCCACCCCTTCTCCCCCCTCCCACTTCCCCCTTCCTCCTCAGTATAACCTCCCATCTCCCTCTCACTCCCCCTACTTCCCCACCCATAACTCCTCCACCGACCTCCACCAAGTCCACAGTAACCCCTCCCTcttcatcccctcctcctcttcctcagctccccctcctcctcctcctcctcctcctcctcctcctcctcctctccctcctcactGGCCCCCACCTGACcagcctctcttctctctggcAAATGTGCTCTCTCTGGCTATGAGTGTGGCCCAGTCCTTCATGCCCCCACCTGGGACCCCCAACCAGGGCTTTCACCCCCAGCCCCTGACTCCCCCCATGTCTCCATCCCTGGGCCCTAAGCTCCATCCTCCAAGCAACGCCTCCTTCTCTGCTCCTTTCCCCCTTCAGATGGCCTACAGCACCACCACCTCTCAGACAGGCTCCGCCCCCAGCAGCCAGCAGGTGGCGCTGCTGAACCATATTTCTAACACACCTCAAGGACAG ccTCTCAGTACTGTTCAGCCAAAGGTCGGCTCAGCTCCGCCCCTGCATG GTTCAGAGACTGTTTCTGCTCCTAGTCTTGTCCAGGTGTCCTCCAGCGTCTCATCGTCCCCCAGTCTGTCACCCATACAGGAGG TAAAGACACCTTCACTCTTCACCGTTGGTCGTTTCCAGGTGACGGCCTCTAAAGACATCCCTGCCGTCCGTAATCAGGAGCCCCGCCCCCTAAACCAGGCCACACCGACGGCCCACTCCCCGCCTCCCTCCAGGGCGAACACATCAGAGAGCTCAGAGAGCAGCACATCGGAGGAGAGCGAATCACAGAGCAGCATCGGCACAGTGATCGTCTCCTCACCTGGTCATTTTCATGGTTACCATGACAATCTTGGAGGACAGGACGAAGAGGAGGACACGAAGAGGTGGGGCAGTCGGAGGCAGAGCCTCAGCCTGTGTGAGGGATCTGCCGGCAGCCTCAGCCAGTTGTGGAGCCGCTCGGCACCCCACGTCAGCTCCGATGAATCAGAGAGTGAGAATGAGGAAATGTGGGAGGAGCTGCAGAAGCTCCGTGAAAG ACACCTGGTGGAGGTGCAGAACCTGCAGGccaatcagaaggcagagatcgAGCAGCTGTACCTGAGGATGGGTAAAGTCCCGCCCCCTGGTATCGTTCCCCCGGCCGCTATGTTGAACCCCCGCCAACGCCGCCTCTCCAAGACCAGCAACTACCCTCCTTCTCGCAAAAGCAGCCTGCAGAGGCTGGACGTGCTGCCCCCTGCAG gCATCATGAGGAAGAGCTCGatcagcggcagcagcagcggaTCTCAGGAGAGAGCAGGGAGAGGCGTGACCTTTGCCCCCGAAACACAGCTGCACC TGAGAGACGAGCTGTCGACTGACTGA